In a single window of the Elaeis guineensis isolate ETL-2024a chromosome 6, EG11, whole genome shotgun sequence genome:
- the LOC105033247 gene encoding subtilisin-like protease SBT1.7 gives MASAALLLLLLYSSSPFCHVAAAEEKRRTYIVHMAKSRMPATFTDHGHWYHASLRSVSDSAEILYSYDTVSHGFSTRLTPAEAATLESREGVLSVLPEVRYELHTTRTPMFLGLDESHGLFPQADTGSDVVVGLLDTGVWPERKSFDDTEFGPVPAGWKGACEEAKDFKATSCNRKLIGARFFSKSYEATVGPINGTTESRSPRDDEGHGTHTATTAAGSAVTDASLFGFANGTARGMATRARVAAYKVCWAAGCFSSDILAAMDRAVDDGCHVLSLSLGGEMTEYYEDSIAIGAFNAMEKGLLISCSAGNGGPIASSVTNVAPWIITVGAGTIDRDFPAYVVLGNGKNYTGVSLYSGKLLPKSPLPFVYAGNASNATDGNLCIPGTLIPEKVAGKIVLCDRGINWRVQKGYVVREAGGAGMVLANADTYGEEVVADAHLLPATAVGQKAGDAIRAYLRSNKNPKATIVFGGTKIGVRPSPVVAAFSSRGPNLVTSEILKPDLIAPGVNILAGWTGAAGPTGLSGDSRRVVFNIISGTSMSCPHVSGIAALLKAAHPDWSPAAVRSALMTTAYSAYPGGDSGLFDVATGKAATPFDYGAGHVDPPRAVDPGLIYDLTTEDYIDFLCALKYTSRHIATVAKRTNYTCDGTKTYAVSGLNYPSFAVVFQRASGAGGRVATVKHTRTVTNVGDPGTYKSTVTTAVAGGAVKVVVEPAELSFTKKGERRSYTVSLSSPSLPSVSSGFGRLEWSDGKHVVASPIAFSWT, from the coding sequence ATGGCGTCGGCGgcactcctcctcctcctcctctactcCTCCTCCCCCTTCTGCCACGTAGCAGCAGCAGAGGAGAAGCGCCGGACGTACATCGTCCACATGGCCAAGTCCCGGATGCCGGCCACCTTCACTGATCACGGCCACTGGTACCACGCCTCCCTCCGCTCCGTCTCCGACTCGGCCGAGATCCTGTACTCCTACGACACGGTCTCCCACGGCTTCTCCACCCGTCTCACCCCCGCCGAGGCCGCCACCTTGGAATCCCGTGAGGGCGTCCTCTCCGTTCTCCCGGAGGTCCGCTACGAGCTCCACACAACCCGGACGCCCATGTTCCTAGGCCTGGATGAGAGCCACGGTCTCTTCCCGCAGGCCGACACGGGCAGCGACGTCGTGGTGGGACTTCTCGACACCGGGGTATGGCCGGAGAGGAAGAGCTTCGACGACACGGAGTTCGGACCGGTGCCGGCCGGGTGGAAGGGAGCGTGCGAGGAGGCGAAGGACTTCAAGGCGACGTCGTGCAACCGGAAATTGATCGGGGCGCGGTTCTTCTCCAAAAGCTACGAGGCCACAGTAGGCCCCATCAACGGGACCACGGAGTCCAGATCTCCGCGGGACGACGAAGGCCACGGGACTCACACCGCCACCACCGCTGCCGGCTCCGCCGTGACGGACGCCAGCCTCTTCGGCTTCGCTAACGGCACCGCCCGCGGGATGGCGACGCGGGCGCGCGTCGCCGCGTACAAGGTGTGCTGGGCCGCCGGGTGCTTCAGCTCCGACATCCTCGCCGCCATGGACAGGGCGGTGGACGACGGGTGCCACGTCCTTTCTCTGTCGCTTGGCGGCGAGATGACGGAATATTATGAGGATAGCATCGCGATCGGAGCGTTCAACGCGATGGAGAAAGGGCTCCTGATCTCGTGCTCCGCCGGTAACGGCGGCCCCATCGCCTCCAGCGTCACCAACGTCGCCCCCTGGATTATTACTGTGGGCGCTGGAACTATCGACCGGGACTTCCCCGCCTACGTTGTGCTCGGAAATGGCAAGAACTATACCGGGGTGTCGCTCTATAGTGGGAAGCTGCTTCCGAAATCGCCTCTCCCCTTCGTGTACGCTGGCAACGCCAGCAACGCCACCGACGGGAATCTTTGCATCCCGGGGACCCTGATACCGGAGAAGGTGGCCGGGAAGATCGTTCTCTGCGACCGTGGGATCAACTGGCGTGTCCAGAAGGGGTACGTGGTGCGCGAAGCCGGCGGTGCCGGGATGGTACTCGCCAACGCCGACACCTACGGCGAGGAGGTCGTTGCCGACGCCCACCTCCTCCCGGCCACCGCCGTCGGCCAGAAGGCCGGTGATGCCATCAGAGCGTATctacgatcgaataaaaatccgAAGGCGACGATCGTATTCGGGGGGACGAAGATCGGGGTGCGGCCGTCGCCGGTGGTGGCCGCGTTCTCGTCGAGGGGGCCGAATTTGGTGACGTCGGAGATCCTGAAGCCGGACCTGATCGCCCCCGGGGTCAATATCCTGGCCGGGTGGACTGGGGCGGCGGGTCCGACGGGGCTGTCCGGGGACTCGCGTCGGGTGGTATTCAACATCATCTCCGGGACCTCCATGTCGTGCCCCCACGTCAGCGGCATCGCCGCCCTCCTCAAAGCGGCCCACCCGGACTGGAGTCCCGCCGCCGTCCGCTCCGCCCTCATGACCACCGCCTACTCCGCCTACCCCGGCGGCGATAGCGGCCTTTTTGACGTCGCCACCGGCAAGGCCGCCACCCCCTTCGACTACGGCGCCGGCCACGTGGACCCCCCGCGCGCCGTGGATCCGGGCCTCATCTACGACCTCACCACTGAGGACTACATCGACTTCCTCTGCGCGCTTAAGTACACCTCCCGCCATATCGCCACTGTGGCCAAAAGAACCAACTACACCTGCGACGGTACGAAGACATACGCGGTGTCGGGACTCAACTACCCGTCCTTCGCGGTGGTGTTCCAAAGGGCGAGCGGGGCCGGCGGCAGGGTGGCGACGGTGAAGCACACGAGGACGGTGACCAACGTGGGGGACCCGGGGACGTACAAGTCGACGGTGACGACTGCGGTGGCCGGCGGGGCAGTGAAGGTGGTGGTGGAGCCGGCGGAGCTGAGCTTCACGAAGAAGGGGGAGAGGCGGAGCTACACGGTGAGCTTATCATCGCCGTCGCTGCCGTCGGTGTCGTCGGGGTTCGGCCGGCTCGAGTGGTCCGACGGGAAGCACGTCGTGGCCAGCCCCATCGCGTTCAGCTGGACGTGA